TTCGACCAAGTGGAAGTCGCCATCGATGGCGAGAAGATCGTCTCTTTGTTACTGATTCCCTCGCAACCAATGACGCTGGATGACGTGGAAGTGAAGTTCGATCTGACGCAGATCACGCCAGCCGATGTTCGCGATTCGACGGGTCGCAGCCTCGGTTGGATCTATCCCGAGAAGTCGATCATGTTGCCCCAGCCGACTGATACGAACTCAAGCAAGATCGATCGCATCATCGTGCAAGCGCGCTCACCGGAAGGTTACTTGCTTCGTGCCCAAAGCAGGTCGTCGTTGGCCTATCGCGATCGTTTGGAAGACTATCGTCTGGCGCTCGAAGTAGAACCACACTGTGCTGAAGCCTGGCACGAGACCTCGAAGATTCTGGAACAAATTGGTCGGACCGAGGAAGCTTTCGAGGCTTCACGGCATGCGATCTCAGGCGTTGGAGCGAAGCCAGAGTTCCGTTTGCACCGCAGCATGCTTTCGGCCACCCTCGGAAACATCGATAGCGCACTTCAAAGCACCCAGCAAGTTGCTGAGGATTCGACCGTTGCTCGAGAGATTCGTGCCGCAGCTTACTGCCAATGGGGCGATCTGCTGCAAATGGCTGGGCCAGCGAAGAATGCGGAAGCCGTCTCGCGTCATGTGAAGGCGATCGAAACGGCCTCACCGCTGGTGAACGATCCGAATCGCGATGTTCGCCGCACCGCCAAACAGGTCCTGATCGATGCTCACACGTCGCTTGCCATGGATATTGCGACGGGTGACTGGGAAAAGAAACCAGAGACGGTCAATCAGTGGCTCAGCCGAGCGAAGATTTACGTTGACGACGTGATGACTAACGAAGAAGGTACCGACCTTCTACGGTTGAAACTGCTAACTCAGTCGCTCATGGCACATGGCTCGTTTTCCCACAACTTCGATCCAAGCGAGTCGGTCGACCAGATCCTCGGAAGCTATCGAGAGATCGTTCGCGAAACCGACGATCCGTTTTTGCATCGTGCCATCGAATGGAAGATGGGACTAGCACTTTCCAAAGCCGTACTCGTGGAGAACGAACGAGGACGCTACCTCGAAGCATTATCGTTGGCGGACGAGGCCCGTACGTATGTCAAAGCAGGCATGGTTGGGCGCGAAGTGAACACGGAAGAGCATATCTTGCTGGGCTTCGTTTTCTTCCGAGCTGGCACGATCCAAGCCGTTCAGAAGAAGAACCACCATGCAGCGGCCGACTGGTACGATCGTGCAATTCCTCATCTGAATGAACCGAAGCTGAAAGAGCTGCTGTTGGACGAGAGAGGCGAATCCTTGGTCAGCATGGGGGTTTCCTACTGGACGATCGGTCATCGTCAACGTGGTGTCGAATTGAGTGAACAAGGAAAATCACTCATTGAATCGGCAATTGCTCAGGATCCGTCATTCCGGCAGAAACTGGTTATTCCGCTCGATAACTTGGCTCAGATGTACCGTCAGCTGGGTGATACGCAGCGAAGTGCTCAATACACGGCTTCTTCGCAAGAAATCCAGCAATCGCTAGGGACCAATCCGGTCCAGCGATAAGCGGTAAGCCAATTCATCTCCCCTCTTACAAGCCTAGCCATAGCGATTTAGGGTGGCTTCTTTTATGATAAGGGAAGCGAGCTTGTACTCGCGCGCTTACCGTTTGACCTAGTTGCCGCTGCGAGTTGGGTATGGTTTTCGAGCACATCGAAAAGCTCAAACAAGAGTACACCGACAAGTACGTCGCCATCGCCAACATGGTGCCGGAATTGAAGCGATTTGAAGGTCGCACGGGAATTGTCCGCACGGTTAACATGAGCGGTCGTGCCCTGGTCGAATTCCTCGGTTCGAACGATATCTCTTGGTATGACATTGATGTCGACTTTCTGAAGATTGTCCCCGCGCCTGAGCCCACGGAAGCAAAGAAGACCGACGTCAAAGGTCCCGCTGACAAATCTTCATCGTCGGAAGTGGCGCCAAAGAAGAAAAGTTCTGCCAGCACAGCGGACATTCTGGCCATGGCCCGCGGCAAATCCAACGCGAAGCCGGCAGGGGACAAACCTGAAAGTAAGAAACCAAGTACAGCAGACATCTTGGCAGCGGCGAGTGGGAAGGCAAGCCAACCGAAATCGGAATCCACCGAGCTCGCCAAGGATACGAAATCCCTTTCCACGGCTGAGAAGCTGGCACTGCTGCGAGGCGAGAGCAACAAGTCTCCGGAATCTCCGCAAAAGAAGGACGATGCCCCACAGAAGCCGAGCACCGCTGACATTCTCGCGATGGCTCGAGGCAAGAAGCCAGCCAATCTGGAGACGTCCGCAGAAGTGTCTCCTCCGAAAGACCCCAATCCCCCCAAACCAAGTACGGCCGATATTTTGGCCATGGCTCGCGGACAGAAAAAAAAGAAGGAAGACGATTCATCCGATTCGGAGAAACCATCGTCGGAATGATTCTGATCGGAATTCAGGTTCGACACGTGAACAACTCGTAAAATACGATTGTCCCCCAACTCACGCACTTAACTAACTGACAACCTTAAACTTGATGCCTCGCTGAGCCCTCGCATGATCCTCTTGATCGACAACTACGATTCGTTCACTTACAACTTGGTTCAACGTCTGGGCGAGATCGATCCGTCTTTAGATTTACAGGTTTACCGAAACGATCAGATCGATTGTGCCACGATCGAAAAGCTGAAACCGACCCATTTGATCGTTTCCCCCGGACCTTGCACGCCAAATGAAGCGGGTATCTCCGTCGAGGCCATCAAGTACTTCGCTGAGAAGTTGCCTATCCTCGGCGTATGCCTCGGCCATCAATCGATGGGGCAAGCATTCGGTGGAACGATTGTCCGAGCAGAACGCCTCATGCACGGCAAAACGGACGAGATTTATCACGATGGTAAGGGCTTGTTCGAAGGCATGCCCAACCCATTCATCGCCACGCGCTATCACAGCCTGGTGATCAAACCCGACACCTTGCCAAGTGATTTCGAGGTTGCCGCGTGGAGCGTCATGCCCGACGGCGAGAAAGAAATCATGTCGATTCGCCATAAAACACTCCCCATGCTTGGTCTTCAATTCCATCCAGAGAGTTTCCTTAGTGAAACGGGGACCGATATGTTGCGTCGCTTTCTAGAGATTCAACCTGTTACAACTTAGTTGGAAATAATCAATATTCCGTAGGCAGTATCCAGGACCGAACGATTCGTCCTGAGCCCCGGGCTGCCGACAATGGGAGTCATGTCATGCATTCCGTCGAAGAGGCCCTGGAACTTATTGGCAAGCACGCAACGCCTCTGCCAACCTACGAATGTGATGCGGTCGATGCCCTGGGCTCGGCAATGACCCACGATCTGATCAGCGAACAAGATTCGCCAGCATTTGATAAGTCGATGATGGACGGCTACGCGGTAATCGCAGCAGATTTGGACGACGGCCCTGCGAACCTGGAAGTCGTCGACGAAATTGCCGCCGGCGTCACAACAGTCGAAGTGATCCGGCCCGGCACGTGTGCCCGCATTATGACCGGTGCTCCGATGCCACCCGGCGCGGACGCCGTCGCTCTGGTCGAGAACACGCAAATCGACTCGGAGAATGTCCACCGAGTCATGATCACCGAAACCGTTTCCCCCGGAAAGAACGTTTTGAAACGGGGTGGCCTCTTAAAAGAAGGCCAAGTGGTGCTCGCCGCCGGCTCCGTAATTCGGCCAATCGAAGTTGGCATTCTGTCCGATATGTCCAAAGGGCGGGTTACCGTTCATCGTTCGCCTTCGATCTCGATTATCAGCACCGGCGACGAGTTAGTCAGCGCCCACGAAGAGCCTGCCCCAGGGCAAATCCGTAATAGTAACGGCCCCATGCTTGAGGCGATGGCCAGCGAGGCAGGTGCCACGGTCAATCAACTTGGGATCGTCCGTGACAAACGCCAGGACTTGGCCGATGCGATTTCGCAAGGTCTGGAATCGGATATCCTGATCCTATCTGGCGGCGTTTCCTCGGGCGTTTTGGACTTGGTTCCCTCCGAGTTAGCGGCGAACGGAGTGGAACAGATTTTCCATAAAGTTTGCATCAAGCCCGGCAAGCCGCTGTGGTTCGGCAAACGCGTGTCTGGCGACAAAACAACGCTGGTATTCGGGTTGCCAGGAAATCCCGTCAGCAGCTTGGTATGCTTTCATCTGTTCGTTCGTTCTGCGCTTAATCAGCTGAAGGGAAGGGCAGAGGCACCGTTGTATGTGCCTGGCTTCCTTCTCACCCGTGACTTCGTCAATCATGGCGATCGTCCCGTTTACTTCCCGGCGATGGCTTGCCGGAAAGAAGGGGCTGGAGCAACCATTTCGCCCTTGGATTGGAAGGGATCAGCCGACCTGGCAACATTGGCCAAAGCCAATGCGCTGGCAAGCTTCGCCCCAAACACCAAGTACGAAGCTGGCCAATTCATCTCGGCAATAATGATCTAGTCCTCCTTCTTACCGGTTGGGAAATTACTTTTTGTGGGTTAAACTCCTCCTAAACAAGAGGGGCCCTGGCCAGGGGCGTCTCTTGCCAACACGGAACAAATTAGGCGGAATTAGGTAGTGAGCCAACTCACGAAAATGGCGGAAACGTGGTTCGAAGAAGTTTGGAACCAACGTAACGACGATGCCATCTTCGAACTGTCAGCCGCAGATGCGGTCGGACACGCGGAATCGGACGTTCGCTATTTCAGCATGCATGCGTTCAAGGAATTCCGCGATAACGTGTTGGCCGCCATGCCCGATCTAAAAATCGATCTGGAAGGCATCATTGAACAACCACCGGATGTGGTTGTTCGGTGGTTTCTGACGGGCACGCATACGGGTGATGGCTTCGGCTTTGAACCAACCCATTCTCGGGTAAGCCTCCGCGGCATGACTTGGCTTCGTGTGAACGAAGAAAACAAGCTGTCCGAAGGTTGGGATTGCTGGAACCAGGGTCGGATGATGCAGATCTTCATTGGAAACGGGCCCAATGGCAAAGCTGAGGAAGCCGAAGAAGAGTAGCTCCCAACCATTCTGAATCGATCTAGGACGCCAGCTCAAAACCACTTAGATTAGGGTTCGTCTATCCTCCCTGACCTCATGCGAGCATTATTAGCGTGCCTCAGCCCGTATCTCAGCCGAATTCTTCACCGCTCACTTGGCGCGGCGTGCTCTTGTACGGAATCGCGAGCGCGTTGTTGCTGGCATTAGCTTTCCCGAAGGTCAATCTTACGCTCTTAGCTTGGGTGGCCCCGATTGGCTGGTTGATGTTGATTCGCGCTGATGCCTTGCCCAAAAGAGCATACTGGCTGATCTACGTCTCAGGCTGCTTATTCTGGCTGACCGTCTTGTACGGCATCGGTAAGGCCCACTGGGCGACGAGAGCCTTTGGATGGCCGGTTCTCAGTGGCTACCTCGCAGTTTACATCCCGTTGTTTGTTGCCTTCAGCCGACTGATTGTCCATCGTTTGAACGTACCGATCCCAATCGTCGCTCCGCTGGTCTGGACGGCCTTAGAGTATGTTCGAGCATACTTCGCCACGGGGTTTTCGATGGCCCAGTTGGGTCATACGCAAGTCGATGTTCTCCCACTGATTCAAATCTCTGCGGTGACGGGAGCTTACGGCGTCAGCTTCCTGGTCATGCTGGTCGCTTCCTTGTTGCTGATGGTGGTCCCCGAATGGGAGGCCGCGCCTTCCGATCGAAAAACGCAGCCGTGGAACA
The genomic region above belongs to Blastopirellula marina and contains:
- the glp gene encoding gephyrin-like molybdotransferase Glp; the protein is MHSVEEALELIGKHATPLPTYECDAVDALGSAMTHDLISEQDSPAFDKSMMDGYAVIAADLDDGPANLEVVDEIAAGVTTVEVIRPGTCARIMTGAPMPPGADAVALVENTQIDSENVHRVMITETVSPGKNVLKRGGLLKEGQVVLAAGSVIRPIEVGILSDMSKGRVTVHRSPSISIISTGDELVSAHEEPAPGQIRNSNGPMLEAMASEAGATVNQLGIVRDKRQDLADAISQGLESDILILSGGVSSGVLDLVPSELAANGVEQIFHKVCIKPGKPLWFGKRVSGDKTTLVFGLPGNPVSSLVCFHLFVRSALNQLKGRAEAPLYVPGFLLTRDFVNHGDRPVYFPAMACRKEGAGATISPLDWKGSADLATLAKANALASFAPNTKYEAGQFISAIMI
- a CDS encoding anthranilate synthase component II, which gives rise to MILLIDNYDSFTYNLVQRLGEIDPSLDLQVYRNDQIDCATIEKLKPTHLIVSPGPCTPNEAGISVEAIKYFAEKLPILGVCLGHQSMGQAFGGTIVRAERLMHGKTDEIYHDGKGLFEGMPNPFIATRYHSLVIKPDTLPSDFEVAAWSVMPDGEKEIMSIRHKTLPMLGLQFHPESFLSETGTDMLRRFLEIQPVTT
- a CDS encoding ester cyclase encodes the protein MSQLTKMAETWFEEVWNQRNDDAIFELSAADAVGHAESDVRYFSMHAFKEFRDNVLAAMPDLKIDLEGIIEQPPDVVVRWFLTGTHTGDGFGFEPTHSRVSLRGMTWLRVNEENKLSEGWDCWNQGRMMQIFIGNGPNGKAEEAEEE